A part of Coriobacteriia bacterium genomic DNA contains:
- a CDS encoding GNAT family N-acetyltransferase: protein MAQVTGTTVGPVRTAEGLSVALREINPEDLDTLKDMLREPGISRWWGMYDDERVRAEFLGDEVGVYLIEADGEPAGAIEFVENTDPDYRHAQVDLFVTERMQDRGVGTAAVKALVKHLFEDLGHHRVVAAPGAQNERAVRFFEDVGFKRVGTLRQYEKQPDGSWGDNVMLELLRGEFEA from the coding sequence ATGGCTCAGGTGACAGGGACGACCGTAGGGCCGGTGCGGACGGCCGAAGGGCTGAGCGTGGCGCTTCGCGAGATCAACCCCGAGGACCTCGACACGCTCAAGGACATGCTGCGCGAGCCCGGGATCTCGCGGTGGTGGGGCATGTACGACGACGAGCGCGTGCGCGCGGAGTTCCTCGGCGACGAGGTGGGCGTATACCTCATCGAGGCGGACGGCGAGCCTGCCGGGGCGATCGAGTTCGTGGAGAACACCGACCCGGACTACCGTCACGCCCAGGTGGACCTGTTCGTGACCGAGCGGATGCAGGACCGCGGCGTGGGCACGGCGGCCGTGAAGGCGCTCGTGAAGCACCTGTTCGAGGACCTCGGGCACCACCGGGTGGTGGCTGCGCCCGGGGCGCAGAACGAGCGCGCCGTCCGCTTCTTCGAGGACGTGGGATTCAAGCGCGTCGGCACCCTGCGCCAGTACGAGAAGCAGCCCGACGGCTCGTGGGGCGACAACGTCATGCTGGAGCTGCTGCGCGGAGAGTTCGAAGCGTAG
- a CDS encoding GNAT family N-acetyltransferase, whose protein sequence is MLRGEHVTLRPLLETDAGPLAALFAHPEVARWWLNWDEARVRAELLDSREAAVLAIEVEERLAGVIMFTEEDDPDYRFAQVDVTVAGEHVGRGLGTDALRTLLRYLIRERGHHHVLIDPAADNARAIRAYEKVGFKPVGILRQYERRPDGWADALLMDLVADEFEELEARRDASG, encoded by the coding sequence GTGCTGCGAGGCGAGCACGTCACCCTGCGTCCGTTGCTCGAGACCGACGCCGGTCCGCTGGCGGCGCTGTTCGCTCATCCCGAAGTGGCGCGCTGGTGGCTGAACTGGGACGAGGCCAGGGTGCGGGCGGAGTTGCTGGACTCCCGGGAGGCGGCCGTTCTCGCGATCGAGGTCGAGGAGCGGCTCGCCGGCGTCATCATGTTCACCGAGGAGGACGACCCCGACTACCGGTTCGCGCAGGTCGACGTCACGGTGGCCGGCGAGCACGTGGGCCGCGGGCTCGGCACCGACGCGCTGCGGACGCTGCTGCGCTACCTGATCCGCGAGAGAGGCCACCACCACGTGCTCATCGACCCCGCCGCGGACAACGCGCGGGCGATACGCGCGTACGAGAAGGTGGGGTTCAAGCCCGTCGGCATCCTGCGGCAGTACGAGCGCAGACCCGACGGGTGGGCCGACGCGCTGCTGATGGACCTCGTGGCCGACGAGTTCGAGGAGCTCGAGGCGCGGCGCGATGCGAGCGGGTAA
- a CDS encoding DUF2769 domain-containing protein produces the protein MPVPDEPGNADACICPACPTHDDCMKDAGETLFCARGRSSCFPQSRGCICGDCPVWAHYGPAGHYFCMEGAAP, from the coding sequence ATGCCGGTACCCGACGAGCCCGGCAACGCTGATGCCTGCATCTGCCCCGCGTGCCCGACGCACGACGATTGCATGAAGGACGCCGGCGAGACGCTCTTCTGCGCCCGGGGCCGCAGCTCGTGCTTCCCGCAGAGCCGCGGCTGCATCTGCGGCGACTGCCCCGTCTGGGCGCACTACGGACCGGCGGGCCACTACTTCTGCATGGAGGGAGCGGCGCCGTGA
- a CDS encoding cofactor-independent phosphoglycerate mutase — protein sequence MRHVVVILDGAAGWPIEALGDRTTLQAAATPHLDALAREGVVGLARTIPIGEEPSSAAACASILGYDPVRDRVGRGAIEAASMGIELAPGEVALRLNLVTVVNGVMRSYSAGHITTEESHTILGELAEEFAADERFEFHPGVAYRHVMVVKGHPELMETAFTPPHDIPDKPVAGHLPKGPGAAVLLALMERARPVLSGSEVNARRRSAGRLPATDVWPFWPGVAPAGLVPFGELRGASAALTSGVDLLRGLATLTGIERLDIPGVTDGPDNDYTAQVQGALAALDEHDVVVVHVESPDEAGHGGDVSAKIAAIEAIDREVVARLRERRGKLRILALPDHPTPIALRTHVDEPVPFVLHGPGLTGPSAAAYSEPDAGGTGLVVDPGSELMGMLLLP from the coding sequence GTGAGACACGTGGTGGTGATACTGGACGGAGCGGCCGGCTGGCCGATCGAGGCCCTCGGCGACCGCACGACGCTGCAGGCCGCGGCGACACCTCATCTCGACGCGCTCGCCCGGGAGGGCGTCGTCGGTCTCGCCCGTACGATCCCGATCGGGGAGGAGCCCTCCTCCGCCGCGGCGTGCGCCTCGATCCTCGGCTACGACCCGGTGAGAGACCGCGTCGGACGCGGAGCGATCGAGGCCGCGAGCATGGGCATCGAGCTCGCGCCCGGCGAGGTGGCGCTGCGGCTGAACCTGGTGACGGTCGTCAACGGTGTGATGCGCAGCTACTCGGCCGGGCACATCACAACCGAGGAGTCCCACACCATCCTCGGCGAGCTCGCCGAGGAGTTCGCCGCCGACGAGCGCTTCGAGTTCCATCCCGGAGTGGCGTACCGGCACGTCATGGTCGTCAAAGGGCACCCGGAGCTGATGGAGACCGCCTTCACTCCGCCCCACGACATACCCGACAAGCCGGTGGCGGGCCACCTGCCGAAGGGCCCGGGCGCGGCGGTGCTGCTCGCGCTGATGGAGCGCGCCCGGCCTGTGCTCTCCGGCTCCGAGGTCAACGCGCGCCGCCGCAGCGCCGGCCGCTTGCCCGCCACCGACGTCTGGCCCTTCTGGCCCGGCGTCGCGCCAGCGGGGCTCGTCCCCTTCGGTGAGCTGCGGGGGGCGAGCGCCGCCCTGACCTCCGGGGTGGACCTGCTGCGCGGCCTCGCGACCTTGACGGGCATCGAGCGGCTCGACATCCCCGGCGTGACCGACGGTCCCGACAACGACTACACGGCGCAGGTCCAGGGCGCGCTCGCCGCCCTGGACGAGCACGACGTTGTGGTCGTACACGTGGAATCCCCCGACGAGGCCGGCCACGGGGGTGACGTGAGTGCCAAGATCGCCGCCATCGAGGCGATCGACCGCGAGGTCGTCGCCCGTCTGCGCGAGCGGCGAGGGAAGCTGCGCATCCTGGCGTTGCCGGACCACCCGACGCCCATCGCGCTGCGGACGCACGTGGACGAGCCCGTCCCGTTCGTCCTGCACGGTCCCGGCCTCACCGGGCCGAGCGCGGCGGCATACTCAGAACCGGATGCGGGGGGGACAGGCTTGGTGGTGGACCCCGGCAGCGAGCTGATGGGTATGCTGCTGCTGCCCTGA
- a CDS encoding hemerythrin domain-containing protein, producing MSYLDQLRQDHEDIQTVLAIMAEMSNRLGGASPVNPVDLVKVVTYLEEFVLRGHLAKEERYLYPAIAQTGLPSDSGPLAVMVAEHTMAGNFLAGMRQAAADWGQGDEDHRRVIGEYARNYALLVAQHMEEEEQVVYPMAEQRLSPDAKRHLEEAFSQHEFQVMGPTGHDRYHEMAHELAELYLN from the coding sequence ATGAGCTACCTGGACCAGCTGAGACAGGACCACGAGGACATCCAGACCGTGCTCGCCATCATGGCCGAGATGTCGAACCGGCTCGGCGGCGCCAGCCCTGTGAACCCGGTCGACCTCGTCAAGGTCGTCACCTACCTCGAGGAGTTCGTCCTCCGCGGTCACCTGGCCAAGGAGGAGCGCTACCTCTATCCGGCCATCGCCCAGACGGGTCTGCCCTCGGACAGCGGACCGCTCGCGGTCATGGTCGCCGAGCACACCATGGCCGGCAACTTCCTCGCCGGCATGCGCCAGGCCGCGGCGGACTGGGGCCAGGGAGACGAGGACCACCGACGCGTCATCGGCGAGTACGCGCGCAACTACGCGCTGCTCGTCGCTCAGCACATGGAGGAGGAGGAGCAGGTCGTCTACCCGATGGCCGAGCAGCGCCTCTCGCCGGATGCCAAGCGCCACCTCGAGGAGGCGTTCAGCCAGCACGAGTTCCAGGTGATGGGTCCCACGGGCCACGACCGGTACCATGAGATGGCCCACGAGCTCGCGGAGCTCTACCTCAACTGA
- a CDS encoding calcium/sodium antiporter, whose product MVTPTGGSPHGGIPPAAGRRGGWYDTGGRCTRVLLLWSALLIASLAVLVRSAGAFISGAEEIGVRLGMPAFAVGVTIVSVGTTLPEMVASVVAVTSGSPEIPLGNVVGSIVTNVFLVLGVAAVVGGRLHTTYEIVRVDLPLLVGSAFVLAIVAYDGSVTRPEALVCLVGSVIYVMYGIAMARRREGLYERLEEEIEAEVGTGPLRARAFILLGLSALGLYLGASYTVRSVVELAGILGIGSEIIALSVVALGTSLPELTVAVLASRRGNLELAIGNVLGACILNAFAVVGVAGLVGPLASAEAIRLFGLPMMLVAALLYFFMAEDREITRWEGWLLVLMYALYVVKLFGWA is encoded by the coding sequence ATGGTTACCCCAACCGGCGGCTCTCCTCACGGAGGGATCCCGCCGGCAGCCGGCCGGAGGGGTGGCTGGTACGATACCGGCGGGAGGTGTACCCGGGTGCTGCTGCTGTGGTCGGCCCTGCTGATCGCGAGCCTGGCCGTGCTGGTGCGATCCGCCGGTGCCTTCATCTCCGGCGCCGAGGAGATAGGCGTCCGCCTCGGCATGCCGGCCTTCGCGGTCGGCGTGACCATCGTGTCGGTCGGCACCACGCTGCCCGAGATGGTCGCGTCGGTGGTGGCCGTGACGTCCGGCTCGCCGGAGATCCCGCTGGGCAACGTCGTGGGCTCCATCGTGACGAACGTCTTCCTCGTCCTGGGCGTCGCCGCCGTCGTCGGTGGCCGGCTGCACACCACCTACGAGATCGTGCGCGTGGACCTTCCTCTGCTGGTCGGCTCGGCGTTCGTGCTGGCCATCGTCGCCTACGACGGCTCAGTCACCCGTCCCGAGGCGCTGGTGTGCCTGGTCGGCTCGGTCATCTACGTGATGTACGGCATCGCGATGGCCCGTCGCCGCGAGGGGCTCTACGAGCGCCTCGAGGAGGAGATCGAAGCCGAGGTCGGGACCGGCCCCCTGCGGGCCCGCGCGTTCATCCTGCTCGGGCTCTCGGCGCTCGGCCTGTACTTGGGCGCCTCCTACACCGTCCGCTCCGTGGTCGAGCTGGCCGGGATCCTCGGGATCGGCAGCGAGATCATCGCGCTCAGCGTCGTGGCCCTGGGCACGTCGCTGCCGGAACTCACCGTCGCCGTGCTCGCCTCGCGAAGAGGCAACCTCGAGCTCGCCATAGGCAACGTGCTGGGGGCCTGCATCCTGAACGCGTTCGCCGTGGTCGGCGTCGCCGGTCTCGTCGGTCCGCTCGCCTCCGCCGAGGCGATCCGCCTCTTCGGCCTGCCGATGATGCTCGTGGCGGCGCTGCTCTACTTCTTCATGGCCGAGGACCGCGAGATCACCCGTTGGGAGGGCTGGCTGCTCGTGCTGATGTACGCCTTGTACGTGGTGAAGCTGTTCGGGTGGGCGTGA
- a CDS encoding alpha/beta fold hydrolase yields MAHRWSKVVAAPVGAALLAAALVPFVVELPPAPDTVPPMELAGAESRFAVVDGIRFRYMQAGEGEEPALVLLHGSGANAASWRPVIDGLARERRVVAFDRPGFGLTARPMPPLPAGDPYAPGSAAEQTVALMDYLGVGKAVLVAHSAAAGVAVRAALDNPQRIEGLVLEAPAFDGGGTLAARLLRPLMRTRWGRFYGPLAIRRTFPPAAQRVLERSHHDARRTLTAELVSAYRLPLRAQDWDRALWELSAAGPDGAAPALQELRVPVSVVYGSEDAIVAPQESARVAAAIRGADAAELAGTGHVPHEERPAEFASAVERLLERARTKR; encoded by the coding sequence ATGGCGCACAGGTGGTCGAAGGTCGTCGCGGCACCGGTGGGCGCGGCGCTCCTCGCCGCTGCCCTGGTCCCCTTCGTCGTCGAGCTGCCCCCCGCCCCGGACACCGTCCCTCCGATGGAGCTCGCGGGCGCGGAGAGCCGCTTCGCCGTGGTCGACGGCATCCGCTTCCGCTACATGCAGGCGGGCGAGGGCGAGGAGCCCGCACTCGTGCTGCTCCACGGCTCCGGCGCGAACGCGGCGTCGTGGCGGCCCGTGATCGACGGCCTGGCGCGCGAGCGCCGTGTGGTCGCCTTCGACCGACCGGGCTTCGGGCTCACCGCCCGCCCCATGCCCCCGTTGCCCGCCGGGGACCCCTACGCCCCGGGGTCGGCGGCCGAACAGACCGTCGCGCTGATGGACTACCTCGGGGTCGGCAAGGCGGTGCTCGTCGCCCACTCGGCGGCCGCCGGCGTCGCCGTGCGAGCCGCACTCGACAACCCGCAGCGCATAGAGGGGCTGGTGCTCGAGGCCCCGGCCTTCGACGGCGGCGGCACGCTCGCGGCGCGCCTGCTCCGGCCGCTCATGCGCACGCGCTGGGGGCGCTTCTACGGGCCGCTTGCGATTCGGCGGACCTTCCCCCCGGCCGCGCAACGGGTCCTGGAACGCTCTCATCACGACGCCCGGCGAACCCTCACCGCGGAGCTCGTCTCCGCCTACCGCTTGCCGCTGCGCGCTCAGGACTGGGACCGCGCGCTGTGGGAGCTCTCGGCCGCCGGACCCGACGGCGCGGCTCCGGCCCTGCAGGAGCTTCGGGTGCCGGTGAGCGTCGTGTACGGAAGTGAGGACGCGATCGTCGCACCACAGGAGTCGGCGAGGGTCGCGGCGGCGATCCGCGGCGCCGACGCCGCCGAGCTCGCGGGGACGGGCCACGTTCCGCACGAGGAGCGCCCCGCCGAGTTCGCATCGGCGGTCGAGCGGCTGCTCGAGCGCGCGCGCACGAAGCGATAA
- a CDS encoding flavodoxin family protein: MRIVAIDASPRRGVVTLSVEAAARAAEDAGAHVDRVRLCELDIRFCTGCSMCRATGRCKIADDLPALADLVAASDGVILGTPSYFRRPNEATQALIDRLSSYFTEGSARGDGRVPATGSRRAVIITACSAPEPLATFFGYSTGPVRELRRALGRTGTRTVGSLAVTDLWLHPEMCELEQDRASSLGRLLAGKL, from the coding sequence GTGAGGATCGTCGCGATCGACGCGAGCCCGAGGCGTGGGGTGGTCACCCTGTCGGTGGAGGCCGCGGCCCGTGCCGCCGAGGACGCGGGCGCCCACGTGGACCGGGTGCGCCTCTGCGAGCTCGACATCCGGTTCTGCACGGGCTGCTCCATGTGCCGTGCGACGGGACGCTGCAAGATCGCCGACGACCTCCCCGCGCTGGCCGACCTCGTCGCCGCGTCCGACGGGGTCATACTGGGCACGCCTTCGTACTTCCGGCGGCCTAACGAGGCCACGCAGGCGCTGATCGACCGGCTGTCCAGCTACTTCACGGAGGGGAGCGCGCGGGGCGACGGCCGCGTGCCGGCGACGGGGAGCCGCCGCGCCGTCATCATCACGGCATGCTCCGCCCCCGAGCCGCTGGCGACGTTCTTCGGCTACTCGACGGGGCCGGTGCGAGAGCTGCGGCGAGCGCTGGGGCGCACGGGCACGCGCACGGTGGGCTCGCTGGCCGTGACCGACCTATGGCTGCACCCGGAGATGTGCGAGCTGGAGCAGGACCGGGCGAGCTCGCTCGGCCGTCTGCTCGCCGGTAAGCTGTAG
- a CDS encoding PadR family transcriptional regulator, with product MPLEHAILGFLDREPMSGYDLKTKCFDREAAQIWTADQAQVYRTLDRLVRDRKVTVRRVRQRGKPDRKLFSLTPAGREALEAWLSSADEPGVVRDPFLLKLLFADRLDDARFLALLAEERRGYQERLHTLRSALAERTAAVTARGTRTDAVARIALEGALAPTRAAIDWLDDAADRVAAGIPARSGTAAASSGPGTAGEGRSR from the coding sequence ATGCCGCTCGAGCACGCCATACTCGGTTTCCTGGACAGAGAGCCGATGTCGGGCTACGACCTGAAGACCAAGTGCTTCGACCGCGAGGCCGCGCAGATCTGGACCGCGGACCAGGCGCAGGTCTACCGGACGCTCGACCGCCTCGTCCGCGACCGGAAGGTCACCGTCAGGCGCGTCCGGCAGCGCGGCAAGCCCGACCGGAAGCTCTTCTCCCTCACCCCCGCCGGCCGCGAGGCCCTGGAGGCGTGGCTGTCCTCGGCCGACGAGCCGGGGGTCGTGCGCGACCCGTTCCTGCTGAAGCTGCTCTTCGCCGACCGCCTTGACGACGCGCGGTTCCTCGCGCTGCTCGCCGAGGAGCGTCGCGGCTACCAGGAACGGCTGCATACCCTGCGTTCGGCGCTGGCGGAGCGGACCGCCGCCGTGACGGCGCGGGGGACGCGGACGGACGCCGTCGCGCGCATCGCCCTGGAGGGCGCGCTGGCACCGACGCGCGCCGCGATCGACTGGCTCGACGATGCCGCCGACCGCGTCGCGGCAGGGATCCCGGCGCGAAGCGGGACGGCGGCTGCGAGCAGCGGGCCGGGGACGGCCGGCGAAGGGAGGTCCCGGTGA
- a CDS encoding glutamine synthetase — MPEKLRAKAIGDIRDKDVEFIHLWFTDVLGFLKTFVITADELENAVGEGMGFDGSSIQGFARIQESDMIALPDPATLQILPWRTGGRLVATMFCDVLRPDGTPYDADPRYVLKRNLARAEEMGYAFYVGPELEYYYLRNDAGTEVLDRGTYFDMTTRDLAVDLRKETVRVLKDFGIGVEYSHHEVGPSQHEIDLRYDEALRMADKVMTYRLVVKEVAQLNDLYATFMPKPMYGEAGSGMHVHQSLFRGDDNAFYDAESDYHLSDVGRAYMAGLLRHAPAIAAVTNQWVNSYKRLVSGFEAPVYVCWAHRNRSALVRVPMYKPGKEKATRVELRSPDPACNPYLAFAVMLAAGLDGIRQGYDLPPEVTDNIYEMTDAERAAAGIGSLPEDLHEAIDEMERSEVVREALGDQVFEWLVRNKRLEWQDYRSRITPYETERYLPIL, encoded by the coding sequence ATGCCGGAGAAGCTGCGCGCGAAAGCGATCGGCGACATCCGCGACAAGGACGTCGAGTTCATCCACCTGTGGTTCACGGACGTCCTCGGGTTCCTGAAGACGTTCGTGATCACCGCCGACGAGCTGGAGAACGCGGTAGGCGAGGGGATGGGCTTCGACGGCTCCTCGATCCAGGGTTTCGCGCGCATCCAGGAGAGCGACATGATCGCACTGCCCGACCCCGCCACGCTGCAGATCCTGCCCTGGCGGACCGGCGGCAGGCTCGTCGCCACGATGTTCTGCGACGTACTGCGGCCCGACGGCACGCCCTACGACGCCGACCCGCGCTACGTGCTGAAGCGCAACCTGGCACGCGCCGAGGAGATGGGATACGCGTTCTACGTCGGACCGGAGCTCGAGTACTACTACCTGCGCAACGACGCCGGCACCGAGGTGTTGGACCGCGGCACCTACTTCGACATGACCACGCGCGACCTGGCGGTGGACCTGCGCAAGGAGACCGTGCGCGTGCTGAAGGACTTCGGCATCGGGGTGGAGTACAGCCACCACGAGGTGGGACCCAGCCAGCACGAGATCGACCTGCGCTACGACGAGGCGCTGCGGATGGCCGACAAGGTGATGACCTACCGGCTCGTCGTGAAGGAGGTGGCGCAGCTCAACGACTTGTACGCCACCTTCATGCCCAAGCCGATGTACGGCGAGGCCGGCAGCGGGATGCACGTGCACCAGTCACTGTTCCGGGGCGACGACAACGCCTTCTACGACGCGGAATCCGACTACCACCTCTCAGACGTCGGCCGAGCCTACATGGCGGGGCTGCTCAGACATGCGCCGGCGATCGCGGCCGTCACGAACCAGTGGGTCAACTCCTACAAGCGGCTCGTCTCCGGGTTCGAGGCGCCGGTCTACGTCTGCTGGGCGCACCGCAACCGCTCGGCGCTCGTACGCGTACCCATGTACAAGCCGGGCAAGGAGAAGGCGACCCGGGTCGAGCTCCGCTCGCCCGACCCGGCGTGCAACCCCTACCTCGCGTTCGCCGTGATGCTCGCGGCCGGCCTCGACGGGATCCGCCAAGGCTACGACCTCCCGCCCGAGGTCACCGACAACATCTACGAGATGACCGACGCCGAGCGCGCGGCCGCCGGCATCGGATCCCTGCCCGAGGACCTGCACGAGGCGATCGACGAGATGGAGCGCAGCGAGGTCGTCAGGGAGGCGCTCGGCGACCAGGTCTTCGAGTGGCTGGTCCGCAACAAGCGCCTCGAGTGGCAGGACTACCGCAGCCGCATCACGCCTTACGAGACGGAGCGCTACCTGCCGATCCTGTGA
- a CDS encoding FMN-binding glutamate synthase family protein, giving the protein MGNISRQNANEALETSNRSRDWTPQSGICTRCLDGCRGNCDVFKSSFRGREVLYPGPFGEMTAGADKDYPVDYSHLNILGYALGAKGLPDGAEGTPDNTLFPFVDTETGFGTEHKVKMKLPVFTGALGSTEIARKNWEHFAIGAAISGISLVCGENVCGIDPELERGSDGKVTRSPDMERRVELYRRFHEGYGDILVQMNVEDTRLGVAEYVIDKLGVETVELKWGQGAKCIGGEIKVDTLDRALELQRRGYLVTPDPSDPAMKAAYEDGAVRQFERHSRLGFIDREGFANEVARLRALGAKRVTLKTGAYSMRELAMAIKWSSDNRIDLLTIDGAPGGTGMSPWRMMQEWGVPTFYLQAMTNDLVEQLRYHGGRVPDIAIAGGFSTEDHIFKVLAMGAPHTKAVCMGRALMIPGFVGKNIDLWMKAQDLPKTVSKFGDVPEEIFVTWETLKAKYGGDLKDIPLGAVGLYTFADKLRVGLQQLMSGSRNFSIPAISRADLIALTKEASEVSGIPYVMEKDRDEAARIIERGE; this is encoded by the coding sequence ATGGGCAACATCTCGCGCCAGAACGCCAACGAGGCTCTCGAGACTTCGAACCGCTCCAGGGACTGGACCCCGCAGTCGGGGATCTGCACGCGGTGCCTCGACGGCTGTCGCGGAAACTGCGACGTCTTCAAGTCGTCCTTCCGGGGCAGGGAGGTCCTGTACCCCGGCCCCTTCGGCGAGATGACGGCCGGAGCCGACAAGGACTATCCCGTCGACTACTCGCACCTGAACATCCTCGGCTATGCGCTTGGCGCGAAGGGCCTGCCCGATGGCGCGGAGGGCACTCCCGACAACACGCTGTTCCCGTTCGTGGACACCGAGACCGGGTTCGGTACCGAGCACAAGGTCAAGATGAAGCTGCCGGTCTTCACGGGCGCGCTCGGTTCGACGGAGATCGCGCGCAAGAACTGGGAGCATTTCGCCATCGGCGCGGCCATCTCGGGGATCTCGCTCGTCTGCGGCGAGAACGTCTGCGGCATCGACCCGGAGCTGGAGCGCGGCTCCGACGGCAAGGTCACGCGCTCGCCGGACATGGAGCGCCGCGTCGAGCTCTACCGCCGCTTCCATGAGGGCTACGGCGACATCCTGGTGCAGATGAACGTCGAGGACACGCGTCTCGGTGTGGCCGAGTACGTGATCGACAAGCTCGGCGTCGAGACCGTCGAGCTCAAGTGGGGCCAGGGCGCCAAGTGCATCGGCGGCGAGATCAAGGTCGACACGCTGGACCGCGCGCTGGAGCTGCAGAGGCGCGGCTACCTCGTCACGCCCGACCCGAGCGACCCCGCGATGAAGGCCGCGTACGAGGATGGCGCCGTGCGGCAGTTCGAGCGCCACAGCCGCCTGGGCTTCATCGACCGCGAGGGCTTCGCGAACGAGGTCGCGCGCCTGCGCGCCCTCGGCGCCAAGCGCGTCACGCTCAAGACGGGTGCGTACTCCATGCGCGAGCTCGCGATGGCGATCAAGTGGTCCTCGGACAACAGGATCGACCTGCTCACCATCGACGGCGCGCCCGGCGGCACGGGCATGAGCCCCTGGCGCATGATGCAGGAGTGGGGCGTGCCGACCTTCTACCTGCAGGCCATGACGAACGACCTCGTCGAACAACTACGCTACCACGGAGGGCGGGTGCCCGACATCGCCATCGCGGGCGGGTTCTCCACCGAGGACCACATCTTCAAGGTGCTCGCCATGGGGGCCCCGCACACCAAGGCGGTCTGCATGGGCCGCGCGCTGATGATCCCCGGCTTCGTCGGCAAGAACATCGACCTGTGGATGAAGGCCCAGGACCTGCCGAAGACCGTCTCGAAGTTCGGCGACGTGCCCGAGGAGATCTTCGTCACCTGGGAGACGCTGAAGGCCAAGTACGGCGGCGACCTGAAGGACATCCCGCTCGGCGCTGTCGGGCTGTACACGTTCGCCGACAAGCTGCGCGTAGGCTTGCAGCAGCTCATGTCCGGCTCGCGCAACTTCTCGATCCCGGCCATCAGCCGCGCGGACCTCATCGCGCTCACGAAGGAGGCCTCGGAGGTCTCCGGCATCCCGTACGTGATGGAGAAGGACCGCGACGAGGCGGCGCGAATAATCGAGCGCGGCGAGTAG